One window of the Esox lucius isolate fEsoLuc1 chromosome 8, fEsoLuc1.pri, whole genome shotgun sequence genome contains the following:
- the sgta gene encoding small glutamine-rich tetratricopeptide repeat-containing protein alpha, translated as MTDTKRLAFSIIQFLHDQLRSGSLSSDAQESLEVAVQCLETAFEVSTDDHTLAVSETLPAIFASATLKYPGTPQVKINTPTDSPTEEEIAEAERLKTDGNDQMKVENFGAAVEFYSKAIAINPQNAVYYCNRAAAYSKLGNYAGAVQDCELAIGIDPNYSKAYGRMGLALASLNKHTEAVSYYKKALELDPENDTYKSNLKIAEQKMETPSPTGGLGGVDLAGLLSNPGFMNMASGLMNNPQVQQLMSGMMSGAYGPMGAPAAPGGGAGAVPGLGLGAGPAAGVGVGGAGPGDISGLIQAGQQFAQQMQQQNPELIEQLRSQIRSRTPSASNEEQP; from the exons TTGCAGTCCAATGCCTGGAGACAGCATTCGAAGTATCTACCGATGACCACACCCTGGCTGTCTCTGAAACGTTACCAGCCATTTTTGCCTCTGCAACACTGAAG TATCCAGGCACTCCTCAGGTGAAaataaacacacccacagattCCCCCACTGAGGAGGAAATAGCTGAGGCAGAAAGACTCAAAACTGATG GCAATGATCAAATGAAGGTTGAGAACTTTGGTGCTGCTGTGGAATTCTACTCAAAAGCTATTGCTATAAACCCCCAGAATGCAGTTTACTACTGCAACAG GGCTGCTGCGTACAGTAAACTAGGCAACTATGCTGGAGCAGTGCAGGACTGTGAACTTGCAATTGGGATTGACCCAAATTACAGCAAAGCATATGGAAGAATGGG GTTGGCTCTAGCCAGTTTAAACAAACATACAGAAGCTGTAAGTTATTACAAGAAAGCTCTTGAGTTGGACCCAGAGAATGACACCTACAAGTCCAACCTGAAAATAGCAGAGCAGAAAATGGAGACTCCAAGCCCT ACAGGGGGTTTGGGAGGAGTTGATCTGGCTGGCTTGCTCAGTAACCCTGGTTTTATGAACATG GCATCTGGTTTGATGAACAACCCCCAAGTACAGCAACT GATGTCAGGCATGATGTCAGGGGCTTATGGGCCAATGGGGGCTCCAGCAGCACCTGGGGGAGGAGCCGGGGCAGtgccagggttagggttaggagccGGACCAGCGGCAGGAGTTGGAGTAGGAGGAGCCGGTCCAGGTGACATCTCTGGTCTCATTCAAGC GGGCCAACAGTTTGCCCAGCAGATGCAACAGCAAAATCCAGAGCTTATTGAGCAGCTAAGGAGTCAAATTCGCAGTCGGACGCCTAGTGCTAGCAACGAAGAGCAACCTTGA